CCGACACGACCGAGCGGCTACTGCCGGTCTGGCGGGATGCCATCACGGGCCGAACCTTTCGCATCACGGTGAAACGCCGGGGCCAGCACGCTTTCACTTCGGAGGATCTCGAGCGCCACCTCGGAAGGGAGCTGCTCGATGCCGCGCCAGGCTCCAGGGTTCAGCTCAAGTCGCCGGACGTGGACGTGCGGGTGGACGTGGTCGAGAGCCGCCTGCGCCTGGTGCGCCAGCGCTGGCCGGGGCTGGGGGGGTATCCCCTGGGCCTGCAGGGGCAGGCCCTGGCGCTGATCTCGGGTGGCTACGACTCACCGGTCGCCGCGTGGAAGATGATGCGGCGCGGCATCAAGACCCATTTCCTGTTCTTCGAGCTCGGTGGCGCCGGCCACGAAGCCGCCGTGCGCGAGGTCTCCGCGCACTTGTGGGAGACCTATGGCCGTTCGCACCGGGTGAAGTTCTTCTCGGTGCCGTTCGAGGGCGTGGTGGCGGAGCTCCAGCGCAGCATACCCGACGGACTCATCGGCGTGGTGCTCAAGCGCATGATGGTGCGGGCAGCGAGCCGCATCGCTACGCGCGCGCGCATCCCCATGCTGGTGACCGGAGATGCCATTGCCCAGGTCTCGAGCCAGAGCCTGACCAACCTGGTGCTCATCGATGACGCCTGCGAGATCCCGATCCTGCGGCCGCTGATTGCCGAGGACAAGCAGTCGATCATCGATACCGCCCGCCAGATCGGCACCGCCCCCTTTGCCGAAGGCATGCCGGAGGTGTGCGGCGCCGTCTCCCAGCGACCCAATACCCAGGCCCGTCACGACAAGGTCGTCGCCGCCGAAGCAGATTTCGATTTCAGCGTGCTGGAGGCCGCGGTGGAGCTGGCCGTATTGACTCGCTCCGACCAACTCCTGGAGCCGCTGCCCGACAGTGAGCCCCGGTTGGAGGTGGTAACCGACCTGCAGGACATGGCTGGCGCATCCGATGTCAGTGTGATCGACATTCGCGCACCGGCGGAGCGTGAAGCGGCACCGCTCAAGCTCGATCAGGTCGAGTGCCTGGAGATTCCCTTCTTCGAGCTTCAGTCACGCGCCGCGGCCCTGCCCGACGACCGCCGCTACCTGCTCTACTGCGACCAGGGCGTGATGAGCCGCATGCAGGCCATGCACCTGCATGATCGTGGGCTGTGGCACTTCGGGGTCTATCGCGCTCGATGAGCCCTACATGAAAGGCTTGAGCCGGCGAATTTCAGCGCTGGCCGGCCTGTTACAAATTCTTTTTTAGCAACCACTTTATTGCCCCGCTGGACTGCGCTAAAACGAAATTAACAGGTCGCGGTCGGTGGGAGTGGCGCATGGGTGCACGCAGGTCTTCGTCACGCCGGGATTCGTCTACCGTGGCGTGGCTAGACAACGGCGAGTCGCTCGAGAAGCGCTCGCCCTTCATTCAGGAACCGAAGCTCGCTCCGGCCCCGCAGGAAGCGCCGTCCCATCGGTATCTCTACCTGGTGCTGGGGATCTTGCTGCTGCTGTTCGGCGTGTCGCTCGCCACGCTGCTGGTCGCCGAGGCCAAGACGTCGCATTTCCAGGCCCAGGAGTTCTCGCGCTATGCCGCGACCCTGCGCTATACGCTCGAACAAGGTAGCAGCAGCCGAATCCAGTTTCCCGAGCATGGCCCCTTTGACCAGCGCCTGGGCTATACCCAGCTACCGGCGCTGGAAGCGCGCCTGCTATCGCGCGGTTATGAGATCACCGAGCAGGCACACTTCTCGCATGCGCTGCTCGACTATACCCGCCGCGGCTTTTTCCCGCCCTACACGGAAAAGACCCAAGCGGGCCTGACCATCGAGGAGTGCCGGGGCGACACCCTCTATCACTTCCGCCACCCGCAGCGTCAGTACGCCAGTTTCGACACCATTCCCGCGGTCGTGCTACAGACGTTGCTGTTCATCGAGAACCGGGAGCTGCTGGACGAGAGCACGCCTTACGCCAACCCCGCCGTCGATTGGCCGCGCTTCACCAAGGCGGCCCTGTCCCAGGTCGGCCGGGCCCTGGACCTGCCCGGTCAGGCGGCAGGAGGCAGCACCCTGGCCACTCAGCTCGAGAAGTATCGCCACTCTCCCCAGGGCCGGACCTATTCGTCGAGGGAAAAGCTGCGCCAGATGGTGTCAGCCAGCGTGCGCAGCTACCAGCATGGCCCCCAGACCTTGACGGCTCGCCAGGATGTGGCGCTCGACTATCTCAATACCGTGCCGCTCTCGGCCGCCCCCGGCTACGGCGAGGTACATGGCATCGGTGATGGCCTGTGGGCGTGGTTCGGTACCGATTTCGATACGTTCAATCGACTCCTCACTACGGATGACGGAGGCGGCCATGCGCAGCAAGGGCTGGCGCTGCGCCAGGTCGTGGCACTGATGATCGCGCAGCGGCGCCCCTCCTGGTATCTGAATGGCGGTCGCCAGGCGCTGGAGGAACTGACCGACAGCTACCTGCGATTGCTGCGACAGGAGGGGGTGATGTCGGATGCCCTCGCTCGAGCGGCGCTGGAACAGCGCCTGACCTTTCGCGATGACAGCGTGACGCCCTTCAACCTGCGCATCGAGCCGGACAAGGGGATCCAGGTGGCGCGTCAACGCCTCGGGAGCATGTTGGGCATGTCCTTGTACGACCTCGACCGCCTCGACCTCAGCGCCCGCACGACGCTCGACGCCAGCCTCCAGCGCGACGTTACCGCCTACCTGCATCGCCTGGCAGACCCTGAGTACGCCGGCGAGATCGGCCTGCTGGGAGAGCGCCTGCTCTCGCCCGGACGTACCCAGGACGTACGCTACAGCTTCACCCTGTTCGAGCGCAGTGAAGACGGCTTCCTGGTGCGTGTGCAGACCGACAACACCGACCAGCCCTTCGACATCAACCAGGGCAGCAAGCTCGAGCTCGGCTCCACCGCCAAGCTGAGGGTCCTGGCCACTTACCTGGAGGTGATTGCCGAGCTGCACCAGCGTCATGGCAGCAAGAGCCCCGAGATGCTGCGCGCGGTCGAGACCGACCGCCAGGACGTGCTCAGCCGCTGGGTACTGGATCGCCTCATCGAGACCCCCGGACTGACTCTCGACGAGCTGCTGGCCATGGCCATGGAGCGGCGTTACTCGGCAAGCCCCGCGGAAGCGTTCTTCACCGGCGGGGGACGGCATACGTTCAGCAATTTCCGCCGTGAGGACAACGGCCGCAACCCGACGCTGACCGAAGCCATGCGCGAGTCGCTCAACCTGCCCTTCATACGCCTGATGCGCGACCTGGTACGCTACAGCACACACCTCAACGAGCATCGGACCCAGTTGCTGGAGGACGATAGCGATCCGCGGCGCCTGGAGTATCTGCGCCTGTTTGCCGACCGCGAGGGGCAGACCTTCCTGCAGCGTTTCTGGCGCAAGTACCGTCAGCAGACCAGCGACGAGCGCCTCGTCACCTTCCTCGAGGGGCTCAATGCCTCGGCGCCACGCCTCGCCGCGGTGCACCGCTACCTGTTCCCGGAGGCCGGTCGCGAGGAGTTCGCCGCCTTCCTTGGGGTCTGGCTGGCCGATGCCGCCCGCCCGAGCGAGCGTGAGATCGATACGCTCTATGAGCGCTACTCGCCCGGCAACTATTCACTTACCGATCAGGGTTATGTGGCTCGGGTGCATCCCCTGGAGCTGTGGCTGCTGGGCTACCTGCTCGATTATCCCGACGCGAGCTTCGCCGAGGCAGCCGCGGCCAGCGCCGACGAGCGTCAGGAAGTCTATGGCTGGCTGTTCCGTACGCGACACCGCAGTGCTCGCGACGTGCGCATTCGCACCATGCTCGAAGTCGAAGCCTTCCTCGACATCCATGAGCGCTGGCAACGCCTGGGCTATCCGTTCGATCATCTGGTACCTTCGCTGGCCACCGCCGTGGGATCGTCGGGCGACCGCCCAGCCGCACTGGCCGAGCTGATGGGCATCATCCTCAACGATGGCGTCAGGCAACCCACGCTGCGCATCGATGAGCTGCACTTCGCCGCCGATACCCCTTACGAGACCCGCTTCCTGCCCGCTCCCGACCGTGCCCAGCGGGTCATGGCCCCCGAGGTGGCAGCCGTGCTGCGCGAGACGCTATCGCAGGTCGTCGAGGGCGGCACCGCCAGGCGCCTGCACGGCAGCTTCACGCTGGAAGATGGCACGCCGCTGGTGCTGGGCGGCAAGACCGGCACCGGCAACAATCGTATCGAAACGGTGGGCCGCGGCGGCCAGGTTACCAGTTCACGGGCGCGCAACCGTACCGCCACCTTCGTCTTCTACCTCGGCGAGAACCACTTCGGCACCCTCACCGCCTACGTAGCGGGCAGCGCCTCGGACGACTTCCGCTTCACCTCCGCGCTGCCGGTTCAGGTACTCAAGGGGATGGAGCCGATACTGCGCCCCCACCTTGAGCCCGGCACGGGCAGCTGTCCTCCCATACCACGCGACGAGTACCATTTTGCCGATGACGGCGAAGCGGATCCGACGCCCGACGATGCCGGCGGCGACTCCTCCTCGTCGCCGGACCTCGCCCTGCGATAGCCCGGGTGATGTCCTCGGCGTTGCCATGCACTCCCATTCGGCTCAGAACAGTCCCAACTGGCGATCGGTCAGACTGGCAAAGTCATCGCCGAGGAAAGGCAGGATGGCGTCGGCCACCGGCTGTAGCTGGCGGGTGAGATAGTGCTGGTAGTCGATGGTGGAGCGCCGCGCCTCGAGCGGCTCCGGCCCCGCCACGGTGATGACGTAGCGAATCCAGCCACCGTGCTGGTACTGCCGAGGGCGCCCCAGGCGGTCGTTGAGCTCGTCGGCCATGCGCGCGGCGCGCACGTGGGGCGGCACGTTGCGACGGTATTCGTCGAGCCGCCGACGCAGGCGCCTGCGATAGACCAGCCGCTCGTCGAACTCACCGGCCAGTGTGCGGCTCACGTAGTCGCGCAGATAGTCACGATAGGGTTCGCCGACGAAGATGCGCCGGTATAGCTCCTGCTGGAAAGCCTTGGCCAGCGGTGTCCAGTCGGCGCGCACCGTCTCCAGTCCCTTGAACACGACGTGTTCGGCGCCCTTTGCATCACGCACCAGCCCCGCATAGCGCTTCTTGCTGCCCTCCTCCGCGCCGCGGATGGTGGGCATCAGGAAGCGTCGAAAGTGGGTCTCGAACTGCAGTTCCAACGCGCTGACAAGGCCGTATTCCGTTTCGAGATGCTGCGTCCACCAGCAGTTGACCCGCTCAGCCAGGCGTTGACCGATGGCCCGGGCCTCTGCCTCCTCATGGGCACTCCCCAGCCAGACGAAGGTGGAGTCAGTATCGCCGTAGATCACCCGGTAGCCCTCGGCTTCGATCAGCTCCCGGGTACGGCGCATGATCTCGTGGCCGCGCAGGGTGATCGATGAGGCCAGCCGCGGGTCGAAGAAACGGCAGCCTCGCGAGCCGAGCACGCCGTAGAAGGCGTTCATGATGATCTTGAGGGCCTGGGAGAGAGGCGCATTGCCCTCGCGCTTGGCCGCCTCGCGCCCCTGCCATACCCGCGCCACCATCTCGGGCAGCGCATGCCGGGTGCGCGAGAAGCGGGCCCCGCGGAAGCCGGGTACCGTCTCGGGCTCGGGCGCCTCCAGCCCCGCCACCAGGCCGACCGGGTCGATCAGGAAGGTACGGATGATCGAGGGGTAGAGGCTCTTGTAGTCCAGCACCAGCACCGAATCGTAGAGCCCCGGCCGCGAGTCCATGACGAAGCCGCCGGGGCTGTCCTGGCCGGCCTCGCGGCCGTGGGACAGACTGGGCGCCACGTAGCCCAGGCGATGCATGCGCGGCAGGTAGAGATGCGAGAAGGCCGCCACCGAGCCACCGCTGCGATCGGCCGGCAGCCCGGTGATGCTGGCCCGTTCGAGCAGGAAGTCGATGAGCTCGGTCCGCGCGAAGATGCGCGTCACCAGTTCGCAATCCTTGAGGTTGTAGCGCGCCAGCGCCGGCTTGTCCTCGGCGAACATGCGGTCGATCGCTTCCATGCGCTGGTAGGGGTTGTCGATCGCCTTGCCCTCGCCGAGCAGCTCCTGGGCGACGTTCTCGAGGCTGAACGAGGCAAAGCGCCAGGTGGCCTGGCGCAGCGCCTCGATGCCGTCGACGATCAGGCGCCCGGTGGCGGCGGCAAAGAAGTGATTGGGGTTGCTGCCGTGGGCACGCCAGCCGAGGGGTTCGCCACCGCGCCCGAGCCGCAGCGGCACCCCGAGTCGCTCGGCGTGCCGCTGCAGGATGCGCAGGTCGAACTGCACCAGGTTCCAGCCGATGATCGCATCCGGATCATGCCGGGCCATCCAGCCGTTGAGACTCTCCAGCAGCGCCTCGCGACTTTTGCAATAAGTGAGGGTGAAGTCGCGCTGCCGTTCGGCCTCACCGCCCTGCCCGTTGGCGGGCCCCAGCATGTAGACCTGGCGCTCGCCGCAGCCCTCGAGGGCAATGGAGTAGAGCTCGCCGCTGGCGTTCGTCTCGATATCCAGCGAGGCCAGTGCCAGCCGGGGGCGGTATCGCGCTGCTGGCCTGAGCTGGGCTTCGCCAAGTGTGCCGTCGGCATCCGCCCTTCCCGAGAACCACACCGGCGCGGTGATGAAGCGCTCCATCAGGTAGCGTTCCGGCGGTCGCACGTCGGCTTCGTAGACCTCGATGCCGGCCTCGTCCAGGCGCCTGGCGAGGTGCATCAACTGGCGATGCTGGCGACAGTAAAGGCCGAACACGGGCCGGTGCTGGAAGTCGCACAGCGCCAGCGGGCGCAGCTCGACGTCGCGCTCGCCGCGCAGCAACGCCTCGGCCCGGTCGCGCTGCTCGGCGGGCACGAAGGCCACCGAGGGCTGCAGCGGCAGGCGCACATGGCGTGGCCCGGCGTCGGTGGCCAGCCAGAACGAGACCTCAGTGCCGGCAGCCGACTCCCGCCAATGCCGAGTCAGCACGAACCCCTGCTGTTCCACCGTCGCCTCTCGCCCTGTCCGCTCGTGCCGTCATGGTACCTCTGCAGGCTCCTTTCTGTCGCGGATCAGGCTCCGCCTGGGTTCGTCAACGATTCAGCACGGCACGACACGCAGGCGGCAGGGTACAACTCGGCAGAGGATAGGCTTCCGGGCGAGGCGTCGGAGCCAAGGCCTGACAGCCGTCTCCGGGAGGCGGCGGAGGCTGGTCGGCGCACTCCGTCTGGCCCGGTGGGCAGCGCAGGCGTACGTGGAGATGCTCATCGTGAGAGTGCCAGGGGCGGATCACACGCAGCCATGAGCGGTCGTCCCATTCCCGCTCGCACAGGTCGCGCTTCACCGCGGAGTCGACGAAGATCCGCATCACCCGCGGGTCGTCAGCTGCCTGGCGAATGAGCTCGGCATGCTGGTCCGTCCAACGCTCGTCCAGGCGTTGGCTGCGTGGATCCACCAGAATTGGCTGCTCGAGCTCATCGCGCTCGCTGCGCTCGAGGAACGGCAGGTCGAGGCGAAACCAGATGTCGACGTCGAGTCCGGTCTGGTGGCTGACATGGCCGTAGGGCATCGGCCCACCGCGCGGCTGGGCCATGTCACCCACCAGGATCGGGCCGAAGCCGGCTTTGCTGATGCGCTCGCCCAGGCGCTCGATGTAATCGACGAGAGAGGGGTGTCCATAGTGGCGGTTACGCTTGAGATCCACCGCCTGGTAACCCTCCCCCTCTTCGGGCAGCCGTTCCGCACCGGCGATGCAACCGCCATCGTAGGGGCCGATGACACGCGGCGGGCCGGACAGTGGTTCGTTGACGTCGGCCCAGTCCGCCGGCGTGGTAGGCGACGAGGCGGGGGATTGGGCAATGGCGCTCGACATGCCCCCGGCGATGAGGGTAGCCGACAACATGACGCCCACGAAACGTGGGCGTCGGCTGAGGTAGCGTAACAACATCGGAGGTTCATCCTTGCCAGACGGTAAATTTCCTCATTCGCGTTCTTGCAGGGCTAGCCATTCAAGGCCGGGGCGATAGAGCATGTCGTGTTCGCCATCGAACAGCGCCAGCTCGGTCGGCCCCGACTGCAGATGCAGCAGGACCGGTGCCTCGGCGTCGTCGAAGCGCTGGTAGTCCCGCTGCTGGTGCAGCGACACCTCGAGCAAGGCGTCGGGTATCTCCCCGCTCTCCATGATCGCATCGATATCCTCCCGGGACAGGCGCGCCTCCTCTTCGACCAGGTCATTGTAGGCGTGCAGCGCCTGTTCGACCGGCACGGTCTCGTCGTCGATACCATGCGCGATCAGCACACGGATCTTGCCGGCCACGTCAGGCACATGCGCCTTGGGGCTCCGCTGTCGGCACTCTTCATGGGCCTCGCCGCCCTCCTCCGGCACGCCACCGCAGGCCTCGGCAATCTCCTCGGCATACTTCTCGCCCTGCCGCTCGTTCCATTCATACCAGCTGACGAGATCGTAGACCGGCACCCAGGCGGCCACGCCGGCGAACGTATCGGGATGCCGGCTGGCCAGGTGCAGCGCGTTCATGGCGCCACCTGAGTAACCCAGCAAATAGATACGCGACTCGTCCACGCGGGCGTTCTCGCGGGCGTACTCCAGTGCATCTTCCATGTCGGAAATGACCAGGTCGGAGGCCGTTGATTCAGGGTGACCATCGTTGGGGCCACGAAAATCGGGGTGCATGAAGGCCCAATCGTTGGCCACGGCGAACTGCGCCAGGGGAATATCAATGTTCTGAAGGTAATCGGTACTCCAGCTGTGCAGCACCAGGAGCAGCGGCCGCTTCTCCCCGCCGTCCGGCGCGTAGAACAGTGCCGGCTGCTCGTATTCGTCCGCCGAGGCGGGAATGGTGACGTCTTCCACCTCGGGAACGTATTCCTGCCAGGTGTCAAGTTCGGCATCGATCAGCTCGCCGGGGAAGTCCGTTACCACGAGATGTTCGCTGGGATGCTCCAGCCCGGCCTCGTCTCCCGCCTCGGTTCCCAGTAGGCGGTTCGATTCCGGCTCCCGTGGCTGCGCTTCGCCAACGCTGGCCTGGAGAACGACGAAGAGCATCGCCAACAACAGGATCACGCCGCCCACCCGCGCGCCGGGAGCCGACTCATGGGAAGAAGCGCCTGCCAACGGACGTAGGGTGCGAAGCAATGGATGTAGTGGAGTGAGGGCTTTTCGTTCCATGGCATGCCTCCTGACAGCGACAGGTTCCTTGACGTTGTCTCCCCCAGTCTAGGCGGTGAGGCGGGCGGTGCCAGGTGCCCATAACGAACCGGCCCATGCCGAGGCATGGGCCGGTAGTGCCGTTGCTTTACCCTGGCAGGGGCTCAATCACACGGCACGACGGCGCGGCGCGTATCCTTGGCCCACAGGGTCTGGCCATTCGGCGTTTCGCCGTGAGCGTTCCAGGTCTCGGTGATTTCCACACAGTAGGAGCCGAGATCTTCGACGGTCTTCTCGGGATTGGCGGGTTGCTCTTCGCTGATGCGCATGATGTCGGGATTCGAGCTGGTATAGCGCGGGGCGACGGCGTTGGTGCCACAGCCAACCAGCAGGGCGGCTGCCATCAGCAGCGGAAGAACGTTGCGCAGTTTCATCGTATCATCCTCAGTCGGTCGTTCGGCGATCGGATGATGCGTAACCTGCGGTGCATGAGGCGTACCTGGAGCCCATCCTTGGGTTCACTCGTCTGCATTGTAACGAAGCACATGGCCGATCGCACCCTTTAGCCACTTCGCTCGGGAGGTCCGCTGCGCTCGGGTCCGCTTGACCGGGTTCCCGGCTCCTTCACCCCTGCGAGGCTTGGTAGTGTTGCGCCGTCCGCCCCATTCACCACGCTGAAGGAGCCGTCGGTCTCCAGGATGACGGCACCGACATCGGCTAGTTCGGCCTTGCCGGCGGCACGTACCGCCGCGCGCACTTCATCCTCGGTGACACGCGCCTGCCGCATGGCCTCAGGCAGATAGCCGCCGCGAAAGAACAGCAGCGCCGGCTCGCCGGTCACCAGTTGGCGCACCCAGCGATAGCGGACACTTGCCCAAGTCACCAGGTATTGCATGCCGATGAGAAGACCGAACGCCAAGATGCCCTGGGCCAGGGTCACGTCCTTGCTGAGCATGACCGACGCCAGCACCGAGCCCAGCGCGACGGTCACGACCAGATCGAAGGCGTTCATCTTCGATAGCGTGCGCCGGCCGGATACACGCAGCAGGAATACCAGCCCCACATAACCCAGCACGCCAAGCACCGCCGTGCGCAGCAGCGCCTGCCATTGATCGAAGAAAATTGGATCCACACTTGCCTCCCTCGTAGCCGTATGGGATCAGCCTAGCGCACAGAATCCAGCCGCATGGTGCTGAACGCCCCTTCCCGCCACCGGATGCAGTGGCGCGCCAACAGGGATACAATCGAAAGCCTGTTTTTCTTGGGAATTCCAGAGCCGATATGTCGAACTCAACCAGCGCCCCGCGCAAGATCCTGGTCACCAGCGCCCTGCCCTACGCCAACGGCTCGATTCACCTTGGCCACCTGCTGGAGTACATCCAGACCGACATCTGGGTGCGTTTTCAGAAGAGCCGCGGCCATGAGTGCCACTACGTGTGCGCCGACGACGCCCACGGCACCGCGATCATGCTGCGCGCGGAGCAGGAAGGCATCTCCTCGGAAGCCCTGATCGAGCGCGTCTCCAGGGAGCACCAGGCCGACTTTGCCACCTTCGGGGTCGCCTTCGACAACTACCACTCGACGCACTCCGAGGAAAATCGGCATTACAGCGAGCTGATCTATACTCGCCTGCGCGAGCACGGCCATATCGCCACCCGCGATATCGAGCAGATGTACGATCCGGTCAAGGGGCTGTTCCTGGCCGACCGTTTCATCAAGGGGACCTGTCCCCGGTGCAAGACCGCGGATCAGTACGGCGACAACTGCGAGGCGTGTGGCGCCACCTACACCCCGGCGGAACTGATCGATCCCGTGTCGGCAATTTCCGGCGCCACGCCCGAGGTGCGCAGCTCCACCCACTACTTCTTCAAGCTTCCCGATTTCGCCGACTTCCTCAAGCAGTGGACCCGCGGCGGCCACGTGCAGACCCAGATCGGCAACAAGCTGCAGGAGTGGTTCGAGTCCGGCCTCAACGAGTGGGACATCTCCCGCGACGCGCCGTACTTCGGCTTCGAGATCCCCGACGCCCCGGGCAAGTACTTCTACGTCTGGCTGGATGCGCCGATCGGCTACCTGGCCAGCTTCAAGAACCTGTGCGAGCGCACCGGCATCGACTTCGATGCCTTCTGGAAGAAGGACAGCGAGGCCGAGGTGTATCACTTCATCGGCAAGGACATCGTCTACTTCCATGCGCTGTTCTGGCCGGCCATGCTGCACGGCGCCGGCTTCCGCACCCCCACCGCCGTGAACTGCCATGGCTTCGTCACCGTCAACGGGGCCAAGATGTCGAAGTCGCGTGGCACCTTCATCAAGGCAGCCACCTATGCCGAGCACCTGAATCCCGAGTACCTGCGCTACTATTTCGCCGCCAAGCTCACCTCGCGGGTCGACGACCTGGACCTCAACCTCGAGGACTTCGCCGCCCGGGTGAATGCCGACCTCGTCGGCAAGGTGGTCAACATCGCCAGCCGCTGCGCCGGGTTCGTCAAGAAGCTGGGCGACGGCCGGCTCTCGGCCCACTGCGCCGAGCCGGAGCTGGTCGCTCGCTTCATCGCCGCGGGTGATGGCATCGCCGAGGATTTCGAGGCTCGCGAATTCGGACGCGCCGTGCGCAAGATCATGGAGCTGGCCGATGAAGCCAACACCTACATTGCCGACAAGGAACCGTGGGTGCTGGCCAAGCAGGAGGGCCGCGAACAGGAGGTGCTCGACATCTGCTCGGTGGGCATCAACCTGTTCCGCCAGCTGATGGTCTACCTGGCGCCGGTGGTGCCGGCCATGGCCCAGCAATCGCGCCAGTTCCTGCAGTTGGAATCGCTCGACTGGGAGAGCCGTCACGAGGTGTTGCTCGACCACGGAATTGCCAAGTTCAAACCGTTGATGACCCGCGTCGAGCGGGAGAAGATCGATGCCATGATCGAGGCATCGAAGGAGGATCTGGTGGAAGAACAGAAGCTCAAGGAAGCGGCCAAGGGGCCGCTGGCCGACGACCCCATCGCCGAGCAGATCGCCTTCGACGACTTCGCCAAGGTCGACCTGCGCATCGCCCGTATCGCCAAGGCCGAGTA
This portion of the Billgrantia sulfidoxydans genome encodes:
- the metG gene encoding methionine--tRNA ligase, producing the protein MSNSTSAPRKILVTSALPYANGSIHLGHLLEYIQTDIWVRFQKSRGHECHYVCADDAHGTAIMLRAEQEGISSEALIERVSREHQADFATFGVAFDNYHSTHSEENRHYSELIYTRLREHGHIATRDIEQMYDPVKGLFLADRFIKGTCPRCKTADQYGDNCEACGATYTPAELIDPVSAISGATPEVRSSTHYFFKLPDFADFLKQWTRGGHVQTQIGNKLQEWFESGLNEWDISRDAPYFGFEIPDAPGKYFYVWLDAPIGYLASFKNLCERTGIDFDAFWKKDSEAEVYHFIGKDIVYFHALFWPAMLHGAGFRTPTAVNCHGFVTVNGAKMSKSRGTFIKAATYAEHLNPEYLRYYFAAKLTSRVDDLDLNLEDFAARVNADLVGKVVNIASRCAGFVKKLGDGRLSAHCAEPELVARFIAAGDGIAEDFEAREFGRAVRKIMELADEANTYIADKEPWVLAKQEGREQEVLDICSVGINLFRQLMVYLAPVVPAMAQQSRQFLQLESLDWESRHEVLLDHGIAKFKPLMTRVEREKIDAMIEASKEDLVEEQKLKEAAKGPLADDPIAEQIAFDDFAKVDLRIARIAKAEYVEGADKLLQLTLDLGGESRNVFAGIRSAYAPEALEGRLTVMVANLAPRKMRFGVSEGMVLAAGDDDGIYLLSPDSGAEPGQRVR